In Siniperca chuatsi isolate FFG_IHB_CAS linkage group LG20, ASM2008510v1, whole genome shotgun sequence, the following proteins share a genomic window:
- the dbf4b gene encoding uncharacterized protein dbf4b: protein MQHQQYAEERGLLGSLCPGQKKLEGKTFYLDSVKKRATALLLETISLLGGVVESFLHKDVSFVVTGSQECLKDLKCTDTKAGAKGTSEEAQRPIMTRESLLSNDKQRPGTSRPVACGSRGKALLEKAIRNNERLQRSSVLANARSWGVKILYVDDVLLYLKQLTRESFCAIHKRPERTYTKQQGAHLVKAAALRSPYLKIEDLSRKYKPLHMQSVTFPTLWYSGRFSPFESPPPRFEKQTEQGEIKTREKKKVESSIQDKSQTPLSCNPSPWRPRKKDLSYCECCHQPFTNLEEHLQSDQHRAFVLDLSNYSAVDQLVAEMLPGFNPNPPQQSEETLNRPPTPLPIQDVCELEPLTDVEMEHAVQALQRQGSSSFIAHISSPTSGSLSSGPASPSPGLQFPIPSPATPPADIQPFITNPDCQLPDSHRRASSPAMPVLDAEPQAHDPVSQQPDTQHLSPCPDTQCPSPDPYSLPPVLSPQVPYHSYIMELYCSNSEPPVLSPQRYTAEEAVEGHTCEMDTAESVSQSVPAVTLPISTQLLPSVALTNAEGVKGSNQESLSGFNGLTCSTNGFECAALYSRRSRSLPRQSATAPNPKKRCRSASPEHSRSKRRRITVKFGYSGSWTEQGHKSPKPESDIMAKPEGCLLFDKVSSHILDSCPNPKVSSTCTVETLDLKQTFTVFCVPTIQNFTQAPNQMDILSNGSTSVADQPSWPLSSKAKIFDPPLEFANDKSHSAFSSQDSQRSLSHSTSVCIESALIPDLAMISPSSSDSDWDCELLSRLGPTSAAPLSPTEQSCELDKELLHRPCIWMHNTSYESRLHTVLQPSTPATSLCGEEMDPSVFSRNVVQVVEVQH, encoded by the exons ATGCAGCACCAGCAGTATGCAGAGGAGCGAGGCCTTCTGGGCTCACTGTGTCCTGGGCAGAAGAAGCTGGAGGGGAAGACCTTCTACCTGGACAGTGTGAAGAAACGCGCAACAGCCCTGCTTTTGGAGACAATATCTCTTCTAGGAGGG GTTGTTGAGAGTTTCCTTCACAAGGATGTGAGCTTTGTTGTGACTGGAAGCCAAGAGTGTCTGAAGGACCTGAAGTGTACAGATACCAAAGCAGGGGCAAAGGGGACAAGTGAAGAAGCCCAACGTCCTATAATGACACGAGAGAGTCTCCTCAGCAATGACAAACAGCGACCAGGAACTTCTAGACCAGTG GCTTGTGGCAGCCGTGGGAAGGCCCTGCTTGAAAAAGCCATTCGCAACAAT GAACGACTGCAGAGGAGCAGTGTTTTGGCCAATGCTCGATCGTGGGGAGTGAAGATTCTGTATGTGGATG ATGTTCTTTTATATTTGAAACAGTTGACTCGAGAGAGCTTCTGCGCAATACACAAGAGGCCAGAG AGGACTTACACCAAACAACAAGGTGCTCATCTTGTCAAAG CTGCAGCTTTGAGGTCTCCCTATCTTAAAATTGAAGACTTGAGCAG GAAATACAAGCCCTTGCATATGCAGTCTGTGACCTTCCCCACTCTGTGGTACTCGGGCAGATTTAGTCCCTTTgaatctcctcctcctcggtttgaaaaacagacagagcaaggagaaattaaaacaag ggagaaaaaaaaggttgaaagcAGCATTCAGGACAAATCTCAAACCCCACTCAGCTGTAACCCTTCACCATGGCGGCCACGCAAAAAGGACCTGTCTTACTGTGAATGCTGTCATCAACCCTTCACTAATCTGGAGGAG CACTTGCAGTCTGATCAGCACCGTGCGTTTGTGCTGGATCTCTCGAACTACAGTGCGGTGGACCAACTCGTGGCTGAAATGCTTCCGGGATTCAACCCTAATCCACCACAACAATCAGAAGAAACACTGAACCG ACCACCAACTCCTTTGCCCATCCAAGATGTCTGTGAACTGGAGCCTCTCACTGATGTTGAGATGGAGCATGCTGTTCAGGCTCTGCAGAGACAAGGGTCATCATCATTCATTGCTCACATCTCCAGCCCTACTAGCGGTTCTCTTTCTTCTGGACCAGCCAGCCCATCACCAGGACTTCAGTTTCCCATCCCCAGTCCAGCCACTCCACCTGCTGACATCCAGCCTTTCATTACTAACCCAGACTGCCAGCTACCTGACAGCCATCGTCGCGCTTCAAGTCCAGCCATGCCTGTATTGGATGCTGAACCACAAGCCCATGACCCAGTCAGCCAGCAGCCGGATACTCAACATCTCTCCCCCTGCCCTGACACGCAATGTCCATCCCCTGACCCTTACTCCCTGCCTCCGGTCCTCAGCCCACAAGTCCCTTATCACTCCTACATTATGGAGCTGTACTGTTCTAACTCAGAGCCTCCTGTCCTCAGTCCTCAACGGTACACTGCAGAGGAGGCTGTAGAAGGACACACTTGTGAAATGGACACTGCAGAAAGTGTGTCTCAGTCTGTCCCAGCTGTCACACTTCCCATCTCCACCCAACTTCTTCCCTCTGTGGCTTTGACAAATGCAGAAGGAGTAAAGGGATCAAACCAAGAAAGTCTTTCAGGATTCAATGGGCTCACATGTTCCACTAATGGTTTCGAGTGTGCTGCACTGTATTCACGTAGATCTCGTTCCCTCCCTCGACAGTCAGCAACGGCACCAAACCCCAAAAAACGCTGTCGATCAGCCAGCCCCGAACACAGCCGGAGCAAAAGGAGAAGAATTACAGTGAAATTTGGCTACAGTGGTAGCTGGACTGAACAAGGGCATAAATCTCCAAAACCAGAAAGTGACATTATGGCAAAACCTGAGGGCTGTTTATTATTTGACAAGGTCTCTTCTCACATACTTGACTCCTGTCCTAACCCAAAGGTCTCTTCAACATGCACTGTGGAAACGCTTGATTTAAAACAGacttttactgtgttttgtgttcctACTATACAAAATTTCACTCAGGCACCAAATCAAATGGACATTTTAAGTAATGGTAGCACTTCTGTTGCCGATCAGCCATCATGGCCACTCTCCTCAAAAGCAAAGATTTTTGATCCTCCACTTGAGTTCGCCAACGATAAATCTCACAGTGCGTTTTCCAGTCAAGATTCTCAACGTTCACTATCCCACTCCACCTCAGTGTGCATCGAGTCAGCTCTCATCCCAGACTTAGCCATGATCTCTCCATCATCATCAGACTCTGACTGGGACTGTGAACTGCTGTCACGGCTGGGACCGACCTCGGCCGCTCCTCTGTCGCCCACCGAGCAGAGCTGTGAGCTCGATAAGGAACTCCTCCACAGGCCGTGCATCTGGATGCACAACACCAGCTATGAGTCACGTCTACACACTGTCCTTCAGCCGTCAACCCCAGCGACCTCACTATGTGGGGAAGAAATGGACCCCTCAGTGTTTTCCAGGAACGTGGTACAGGTTGTTGAGGTTCAGCACTGA